Proteins from a genomic interval of Maniola hyperantus chromosome 1, iAphHyp1.2, whole genome shotgun sequence:
- the TfIIFbeta gene encoding general transcription factor IIF subunit 2, protein MSVNHLPQVDRELDLSNTGRGVWLVKVPKYIANKWDKAPGEIEVGKLKISRVSGQRAQVQLSLSEAVLCLKEPGEQSIPKEHRLNVSNVTRQSLGVFSHAVPSNTDAVVPESEKLYMEGRIVQKLECRPYADPTYYKLKSESIRKASMPQRQVQQLERIVQTFRPVSDHKHNIEYQEKKKAEGKKARDDKEAVLNVLFAAFEKHQYYNIKDLQKITRQPIVYLKEILKEVCNYNLKNPHKNMWELKPEYRHYKQDAPVETKEDKHSSDTE, encoded by the exons atgAGTGTGAACCATTTGCCTCAAGTTGACCGCGAGTTGGATTTATCAAACACAGGTCGTGGTGTTTGGCTTGTTAAAGTACCAAAGTATATAGCGAATAAATGGGATAAAGCTCCTGGCGAAATCGAAGTGGGCAAGTTAAAGATTTCCCGTGTTTCTGGGCAAAGGGCTCAAGTGCAGCTGTCGCTTTCCGAAGCTGTGTTGTGTCTTAAAGAGCCAGGGGAGCAGTCTATACCCAAAGAACACCGTCTTAATGTATCGAATGTGACTCGACAGTCGTTGGGAGTATTCTCTCATGCAGTCC cTTCAAACACAGATGCTGTGGTGCCAGAATCTGAGAAACTATACATGGAAGGAAGGATAGTTCAAAAGCTGGAGTGCAGGCCATATGCTGACCCTACTTACTATAAACTGAAGTCAGAATCTATCCGAAAGGCTTCTATGCCTCAAAGACAAGTGCAACAGCTAGAAAGGATTGTACAAACCTTTAGACCAGTTTCAGATCATAAGCACAAT ATTGAATACCAGGAGAAGAAGAAAGCTGAGGGTAAAAAGGCTCGTGATGATAAAGAGGCTGTGCTCAATGTACTGTTTGCAGCATTTGAAAAACATCAGTATTATAACATTAAAGATCTCCAAAAG atCACTAGACAGCCTATCGTATACTTAAAAGAGATATTAAAAGAAGTATGCAACTATAATTTGAAGAACCCCCATAAAAATATGTGGGAGCTGAAACCAGAATATAGGCATTATAAACAAGATGCGCCCGTTGAGACCAAGGAGGACAAGCACAGCTCTGACACTGAATAG
- the LOC117984355 gene encoding tetraspanin-7-like: MGNQFKNVAVIACLKTLLFVFNIVFWLTGLLILVVGLWAEFDLYKYMELSPEFSGTAPLVIIGIASLIVLISSVAFSCIIKGQPVLLYIYGGFLVCIFMMDAGVGASAVCYRDTFARGLHDGLTKTIISYNPEKANFDFAQSTLQCCGVSNYTDWMRLSPQRVIPISCCLDKTRCVTANYSDVYQRGCFEVITEYLTTNLNILFGIAVGTALLPLLGAMLSCSLARYIEKSKYDVIN, translated from the exons ATGGGCAACCAATTCAAAAACGTGGCCGTCATAGCTTGCCTCAAGACTTTGCTTTTTGTTTTCAACATTGTGTTTTGG CTGACGGGCCTTCTCATCCTCGTTGTGGGTCTGTGGGCGGAGTTCGACCTTTATAAGTATATGGAGTTGTCCCCAGAGTTCTCTGGGACTGCTCCGCTTGTGATCATTGGTATCGCCAGCCTGATCGTGCTCATCAGTTCCGTCGCATTCTCATGCATCATTAAAGGACAACCTGTGCTACTGTACATT TATGGTGGATTTCTGGTCTGTATTTTTATGATGGACGCGGGAGTTGGCGCGTCGGCGGTTTGCTACCGGGACACGTTTGCGAGAGGTCTGCACGATGGACTGACAAAGACGATAATCTCCTATAATCCAGAAAAGGccaactttgactttgctcaatcGACG TTGCAATGCTGCGGCGTCTCTAACTATACGGACTGGATGCGACTGTCTCCCCAGCGAGTGATTCCGATCTCTTGTTGCCTGGACAAGACGCGCTGCGTAACGGCCAACTACAGCGACGTTTACCAAAGA GGATGCTTTGAGGTGATAACAGAGTATCTCACGACTAACTTGAACATACTGTTTGGAATTGCTGTTGGAACAGCACTGCTGCCTCTATTGGGCGCCATGCTGTCCTGCTCTCTCGCCAGGTACATCGAAAAATCTAAATACGACGTCATTAATTGA